TATTTTGGATAGTCTTTTTCTTATCTTTCACCCAGTGCAAGACGTGCATTGATGTGACTTTATTAAATTGGTTATGTTTCCATTTTGAGAGGTTCGTTCCAAACACGAAATGCTTCAAGTAAGATAGGCCTAATGACGGCCAAAGCAATATTCAAATATAGACTTAGAATTGTAAACCCCACCATTAAACTATCGTGGCACTAACGTTACCCAAACAGATATGAAATTAATACTACCCTCACTTTTAGTATGAATTCACAAAAAGGAATCATGAAGATTAATTACGAATGTGCCAGGCACAGCTTATTCGGTTCTCAACTGAGTATACAGTCTAATACGAACATGTGAAAAAGCCTATCCGTGGTTAATCTGGAAAATACAGCCCTTTACATTGCATTACACCGTGAAAGTACAGGAAATTGTACCTTGCTAAGATATCCATCGAACAATTTTTAgggtaaataaaacaaatcaaaatcaaatagGTTAAAACTGCATAAatagaaatttatttattttcggGCCAAAGCCCATCATTGATACGTGAACATTTAAAATAACTGTTGTACACATTAATAGAATATGAATTATACAGATAAATAaatctttcatttttttcaagTTCAAAGTTCATGCATCAAATCATGCTTTTTGACCTCAAGTGGGAACAGCGTGCTTCAATGTGAAATAATAAGTTTAAAAAGAGTTGTTGTTTGGAGATGATCCAAGATGGTGGTCCCTGAAAAATTTGCAATATTTAGATGATTGTCCCTTAATAATAATGTGATCCTAGAAGGTATTTCTTAATATAAAGTTAGAGTTGTCTTACAAAAGCAGTCCGACTTAGAaaaaagtttgaaaataaaagtgGTTAGGCCTAATGTTGTTTATACTGCACCTTAATATtgagtaaacaaaatataaatgtttttctcttatttgtaaataatcaaattccagatgttttatttcatatataatcattattaaaactAGACACACAATTATTAGACTTAATCAAATGATCAGTAATGTTGCATATACTCTGTGCAATctatgttgtgacgtcataggCAGATCAATGTCTTGTAAAATGAAATTGCAGGCTAATTTGAACCAATAGCATGAAGAAGGCCAGTTGCAATTGCCGCCGTCATTGATAAAAGatattatagtaggcctattatatgtATCTTAGTTTTGTTTTCACGAGTGAAAAATATATTAtgagaaatgaaataaataatgaaagaaaCTGATTTATAGATGAGATTTTTTTTAGGTTTTGAacattatatcattatcatcattctCTATAAGTATCCTATACTTACTTTCTCAAAAAATTGAGATACAAAATAATCTTATCTATGCAAGCATGATCCATGCTTCCAACTTAAATGCGTCCATATTGTCTGATACAAACAATGTACCCTCTTTCTAAAGAAAAAATGGCTATATAAATTAATTCATGtcaatcacattataaaaatatatgttcATGTCGGGTCATGTTCGGGGTCATGTTTCCTGTAGAACAGACTAACATTCGGGAAAAAACTTCTTGAAAATGCAACTATGAATCATAGGCTTAGTAAATCGTACAAAAGTAGTGAAAATTACATGAAAAATatcaaatgaaaatatgttaatttattaactgactctatatattattatgatacaTTATTGTGCATGcgtttgtttttatcaaactacCTAACCTATCTGAATTTGCGAATTGCGGAGCTTCAGAAAGGACATTTCAATCAGTTTTTCTTAGCATGAAGGAATAATATTGagaatcaaaatacataatgcCATCACTATTTACTTGCATTTCCCGTTTACACCAATCCATCGCATCTTTAACAATCTCATCTTGAAGATCATCCGGTATTAGAGTTAATTGTCCAGAGAGAGTGCGAATATAGCCTTAAAAGAAATGTTTACAGTGCTTGTGCTAAATCAACAGCATGATAGTCTAGTAAAAAAATCTGCCTAGAAATCAAGTTAGGGCAGTGGAATGTTAGACGCAGTCAACATAGTCAGAATGGAACGGAATTGCGctataaaaatggaaattattattattgattaattgGCAAGATAATCCCTTACTTACCATCAAGTTCATAATCATTTTCTATGATAAATAGGGAGGGATCTATGGCTTCTTTGCTAACCAATGAGAATCCTTCAGTTTCCAAAAGACTACACCAACCATCCAAGTCCAAGTCATTTTTCAAACCACTTTCGTAATCCTGAACAAACAGAAATTGTACTGATTGAACATTTTAGTGTGTTATGCGTAAACAGTGCTTTAATAAAGAGAAGGGAAGGACTAACACTAGGGtttttcactcttccctgacgCACCTTAAGACAGTAATCTAACCATCGCAAGATCCACGTCAATTATCTGGTGAGCCCATGCAACATTTATAACTGTAGTTAAACTAccgattattatattattcagaCATATCTGTGATATATTTCGCGTTGAacgttttaataataaaatgtgacGCCTATAATAACACTATAAGaaatatgataaaatgtaaACTCACCTTAAGAAAACGATTATACGATTGTATATTTTTGATAGTCTTTTTCTTATCTTTCACCCACTGGCAAGACGTGCATTGATGTgactttattaaatttattttgtttccatTTGGAGAGAGAGGTTCGTTCCAAACTCTTGTGCGTCACAGACAACATACTCCACATTGCTTAGTTGGTGATGTTGTTTTGCATAATCAATCATATCGTTAGAGACATCGATACcttaatattaaatgaaataattaaacTAATAAAGGTTGATGGGTGGCACAAATTCAGGTGGCAAGTGTCGAGTGGCAAAATCCATGAGGCAACGGGCCTAGACCCGTCTAATACATACCAACTACTGACGACACGTTACGAGCTATATCCGAAGTAAAGTTTCCTGAACCGCAACCAACATCTAAAACTCTGTCATCTTTTGAGAAATCGAATTTGGAAGTGTACTTATTGATACCGATTGCTTGCACCCGGCGGCATTTTGAGTACATGGCAGACAATTTACTATTCATGGTGCAAAGATTAAATGTAAACACTCGTGTCTAAACTTTATGTTGCTAAactgttttattaaatttaaccctattattattatgatatagtaCCGTATATGATTGATGAGCGGAGTTACACCCTCTAAAAATTATAAACCCTTTTTTCCTTTTTAGTGTGAAGAATTAATGATAATGGCACTGTAATATTGAGTTTGAAATTATTCTTTTGTAACAGTCAATCTCTACTATGAATGATGAAATTACATATTAAATGTCGACAAATTATaagataaataatgtttatgaaGTATAGCTTTATTAGGCAAACAAGATTAAGAGGTTTCAAATTTTCAAATcgtctttctttattttttttttgtttgtttgtttctttcttttttcttgtttttcttttttccccTTCgttgtttctttcttttttctttcgtTCCTTTTTTTCTTTCGTTCCTtctatcttttttcttttttttttctttttttctttcgttgtttctttttttctttcgttCTTTCTTTTTGTAATTATCTGAcatgatttataaaatattatgtttaaggTTCTATTTCACGGAGTATACGACAGTCTATACCTAAatctacagtacattattttgCCTTTTTTCATATCATTACAATTTGGAACATTTTCTGAATCGGCCAGACCAAATAAATCATTGTTTATATACGTATAACCTATTGCCCGCCGTAACATTGTAATAGATACTGTTGCCTTCTTTGTCATTTTGTTACGTTATTACATTTTCTTAGCATGAAGGAAATAACATTCACAATCCGAATACATAATGCCATCACTATTTACTGGTAGTTCCCGTTTACACCAATCCATCGCATCTTTAACAATTTCATCTTGAAGATTATCCGGTATTCGGGCCAATTGTCCCGAGAGAGTGCGAACATAAccttaaaagaaagaaaagtttttttttagttgctgtaaccaattaaattaaatcttaCATTACACTGCACATTACTTACCATCAAGTTCATAATCATTTTCTATGATAAATATGGTTGGATCTATGGCTTCTTTGCTGACCAATGAAAATCCTTCAGTTTCCAAAAGACTACACCAACCATCCAAGTCCAAGTCATTTTTCAAACCACCTTCATAATCCTACAGTAAAACACGAGAAGGCAATGTTAGAGTAATATTGTGTATGATAAACAGAGCCATCGGATGTTTGATTTGTGTGTACTTGCGTTTAAACGCCAGAACGCACGTGCATGGTCAATAAATGCATAAAGGTGGTCAGAGGTCAGAGATTCACGCCAGATGGTGGTTCTTTTATATAGAAATTATTAAAGAcgatttaaatcaaaatataaattaatacaatGGTGGTAAAACTACGGTACTGCATCCAAGGGTCATACTTGCACGATAAAAACACCCATCGACTAAAGTAAACTCACATGAAGAAATAGATTCCACTTTGGGTGGTTCTTAAGATAAGACGGAAGCTCATTTTCTTTAGTTCCACACAATCTGCACATTGGACCaacaactaaaataaataattctccGCCTTGTTTCATACATTGTTGTATATTTTGGATAGTATTTTTCTTATCTTTCACCCACTGCAAGACGTACATTGATGTGACTTTATTAAATTGGTTTTGTTTCCATTTTGAGAGATTCGTTCCAAAATCCTGAGCGTCACAGACAACATACTCCACATTGCTCAATTGGTGATGCTGTTTTGCATAATTGATCATATCGTTAGACACATCGatacctaaaataaaataattaggcCGGTAATAATGATGAATGAAGTTCGCATGGATTGGTCATTGACACATTTAGAATAAGTCTAAGTGGAGACGGGATATATGGAAATTTTGGCCCTAGTAAACGAGTGAGTTTGGATACACGAATTATTGTTGATCATAGTGTAATTCATCAGTGTTATGAAACCAAGAATAAGGGGTGGGGGGAGGGAGGTCGCTTATTTAACAATATAACTAACACTGCGTGTCTTTTTTACGAATGCTGAACTCAACAGTAGACACTATTATGCAAAACAGGAACTCTTTTTGTAGTGTTTTGAGCCTACCAAAATACAGTGCGTTGAAAAGGTCACTTAATCATAGAATAAAGACACTATTCACTTTACAATTACAATTGAACAATACAGAAAGAAGTGAACAGCCACTGAGTTAAGTCTTTTTTCAATGTCACGTTGTGTTTTTTCCTAAGCGCCCCTACAATTGGTTTCTTACGTACAGACGTGACATTTTCGAATACACTATGTATTGTTTGTTAGTTTAATGTTCTTCAGTTTTAAAAGGTATTATTTTATGATTAAGATATTTGATACAAATAATGATAGGCCTAAGAagattttttataaaaacgagTACAAGTTTTTACAGAGAAAAAATAAATCCACATACCAACTACTGACGACACGTTATGAGCTATATCCGAAGCAAAGTTTCCAGAACCGCAACCAACATCTAAAACTCTGTCATCTTT
This genomic stretch from Antedon mediterranea chromosome 11, ecAntMedi1.1, whole genome shotgun sequence harbors:
- the LOC140063048 gene encoding uncharacterized protein, which gives rise to MNSKLSAMYSKCRRVQAIGINKYTSKFDFSKDDRVLDVGCGSGNFTSDIARNVSSVVGIDVSNDMIDYAKQHHQLSNVEYVVCDAQDLTTVINVAWAHQIIDVDLAMDYEGGLKNDLDLDGWCSLLETEGFSLVSKEAIDPSLFIIENDYELYGYVRTLSGQLTLIPDDLQDEFVKDAMDWCKREMPKEGTLFVSDNMDAFKLEAWIMLA
- the LOC140062307 gene encoding juvenile hormone acid O-methyltransferase-like, yielding MNCKLSATYSKCRRFQAISIDMLTSKFDFSKDDRVLDVGCGSGNFASDIAHNVSSVVGIDVSNDMINYAKQHHQLSNVEYVVCDAQDFGTNLSKWKQNQFNKVTSMYVLQWVKDKKNTIQNIQQCMKQGGELFILVVGPMCRLCGTKENELPSYLKNHPKWNLFLHDYEGGLKNDLDLDGWCSLLETEGFSLVSKEAIDPTIFIIENDYELDGYVRTLSGQLARIPDNLQDEIVKDAMDWCKRELPVNSDGIMYSDCECYFLHAKKM